The proteins below come from a single Rhizobium tropici CIAT 899 genomic window:
- a CDS encoding methyl-accepting chemotaxis protein produces the protein MSAKKLSLNGKLAITFTALIAIFACVSAFVYSKQEVSAGAAVEQERSQQLVSLIDDSLQAMLEQAVNLRGFLLLRSNSTYDDIFNNRERMLKSIAAAKQAAADSPDLLQAIDNMQKAADLYFHQLAEPQAKARKETEMPLDQIVKIGQNETKGQLDGFRDAAAKIKQAARAKASSLAAMQDDANGDLRLTLIIGGVFASLAAAVLAWLLARIIVRPIVGMTAAMGRLANGEHDVEVPAVGRGDEIGRMADAVLVFKQAGIEKLRLAGETERMRGDAERQRLMNDEQKAREEGEIRFAMEALASGLSALSAGNVATRLNDGFAPQFDSVRADFNNAVEKLEAALRSVGQNASAINAGADEIRSAADDLAHRTEQQAAAVEETAAALEEVTITVRDSAKRAEDVGHLVERARLGAERSGEVVRKAVSAMQQIEKSSVEISNIISVIDDIAFQTNLLALNAGVEAARAGDAGKGFAVVAQEVRELAQRSANAAKEIKSLITTSSDQVNTGVSLVGETGKALELIVSEVQEINRHVGAIVTATREQSTGLQEINTAVNNMDQGTQKNAAMVEEQTAASHALAREAAALNELLQQFRLGNTAKAAPARPIAATARSKPAASPARALGRTIAQAFAGKTSANAAAARDDWEEF, from the coding sequence ATGTCCGCGAAAAAGCTCTCTTTGAATGGCAAGCTTGCCATCACATTTACGGCCCTGATTGCCATTTTCGCCTGCGTTTCCGCATTCGTCTATTCCAAGCAAGAGGTTTCCGCCGGTGCTGCCGTCGAGCAGGAAAGGTCGCAGCAGCTCGTCAGCCTGATCGATGATTCGCTACAGGCCATGCTGGAACAGGCCGTCAATCTGCGGGGCTTTCTGCTTCTGCGCAGCAACAGCACCTATGACGATATCTTCAACAATCGCGAGCGGATGCTGAAGAGCATCGCTGCGGCAAAACAGGCGGCTGCCGATTCGCCGGATCTGCTGCAGGCGATCGACAACATGCAGAAGGCGGCCGATCTCTATTTCCACCAGCTCGCGGAGCCGCAGGCCAAGGCGCGCAAGGAAACCGAGATGCCGCTCGACCAGATCGTCAAGATCGGTCAGAACGAAACCAAGGGCCAGCTTGACGGCTTTCGCGATGCCGCCGCCAAGATCAAGCAGGCTGCCCGCGCTAAGGCAAGCAGTCTCGCAGCCATGCAGGACGATGCCAACGGCGATCTGCGCTTGACCCTCATCATCGGCGGCGTCTTCGCCTCGCTTGCCGCCGCTGTACTTGCCTGGCTGCTTGCGCGCATCATTGTCCGTCCAATCGTCGGCATGACGGCGGCCATGGGCCGTCTGGCAAACGGCGAGCATGACGTCGAAGTCCCGGCTGTTGGCCGCGGCGATGAAATCGGCCGCATGGCGGATGCCGTCCTCGTCTTCAAGCAGGCCGGCATCGAGAAGCTGCGTCTTGCCGGCGAGACCGAGCGTATGCGTGGCGACGCCGAACGTCAGCGCCTGATGAATGACGAGCAGAAGGCACGTGAAGAGGGCGAAATCCGTTTCGCCATGGAAGCGCTCGCCAGCGGCCTCTCGGCCCTATCGGCGGGCAATGTCGCAACTCGTCTCAATGACGGCTTCGCGCCGCAGTTCGACAGCGTCCGCGCCGATTTCAACAATGCGGTCGAAAAGCTCGAAGCGGCCTTGCGGTCCGTTGGCCAAAATGCCTCCGCCATCAATGCGGGTGCTGACGAAATCCGTTCGGCTGCCGACGATCTGGCACACCGTACCGAACAGCAGGCCGCCGCCGTCGAAGAGACTGCCGCAGCCCTGGAAGAGGTCACGATCACGGTTCGCGACTCCGCCAAGCGCGCCGAGGATGTCGGCCATCTCGTCGAACGCGCCCGCCTTGGCGCGGAACGGTCGGGCGAAGTGGTTCGCAAAGCCGTTTCGGCCATGCAGCAGATCGAAAAATCCTCGGTCGAGATCAGCAACATCATCAGCGTCATCGACGACATCGCGTTCCAGACCAATCTTCTGGCGCTGAATGCCGGCGTCGAGGCCGCCCGTGCCGGAGATGCAGGCAAGGGCTTTGCGGTCGTTGCCCAGGAAGTGCGCGAGCTTGCGCAGCGCTCGGCCAATGCCGCCAAGGAAATCAAGTCGCTGATCACGACCTCGAGCGATCAGGTCAATACCGGTGTGTCGCTGGTCGGCGAGACCGGCAAGGCGCTGGAGCTGATCGTATCCGAGGTGCAGGAGATCAACCGCCACGTCGGCGCAATCGTGACTGCGACCCGCGAACAGTCGACTGGCTTGCAGGAGATCAACACCGCCGTCAACAACATGGATCAAGGCACGCAGAAGAATGCCGCCATGGTTGAGGAGCAGACGGCGGCCAGCCATGCGCTCGCCCGCGAAGCTGCAGCACTCAACGAGCTGCTCCAGCAGTTCCGTCTCGGCAATACCGCCAAGGCTGCACCCGCCAGGCCCATTGCTGCGACGGCGCGTTCTAAACCCGCAGCCTCTCCGGCTCGCGCCCTCGGCCGCACCATTGCCCAGGCTTTCGCCGGAAAGACAAGTGCTAACGCTGCCGCCGCACGGGATGATTGGGAGGAATTCTGA
- a CDS encoding sensor domain-containing diguanylate cyclase: protein MGQLVRVPANETQRLLAVRSLNGVHSSPTPELATLAELARGVFETPYAAINIIDEDWQRIAGQAGLKIAECSRDMSICTRVVFDDELLVLPDLMEEPELKAAPFVLDDPYFRFYAGAPVRLENGLPVGAFCILDQRPRQFSSSEEQSLRRFAQIASALLRLQKTNLLMGIAENDLRAAAMTDPLTRFFNRSALESIVDGALSTAITKGGNFGVLSLDMDGFKSINDRFGHNVGDEVLCEASVRIRSVLRADDIVVRMGGDEFAIFVPDSPDKHALVSLSERLLAAFRTPFAIDGVSVLARLSIGAALAPHDGATRMTLLKNVDSALYRAKAEGRDRVAVFNALDA from the coding sequence ATGGGGCAGCTCGTCCGAGTTCCGGCCAATGAGACACAGAGACTTTTGGCCGTGCGCTCCCTGAATGGAGTTCATAGCAGTCCGACGCCGGAGCTTGCGACCCTCGCCGAATTGGCAAGAGGCGTGTTCGAGACGCCCTATGCGGCAATCAACATTATCGACGAGGACTGGCAACGCATAGCAGGCCAGGCGGGGCTGAAGATCGCCGAATGTTCGCGCGATATGTCGATCTGCACGCGGGTGGTTTTCGATGACGAACTGCTGGTCCTTCCGGATCTTATGGAAGAACCGGAGCTGAAGGCTGCCCCCTTTGTTCTCGATGATCCCTATTTCCGCTTTTATGCAGGCGCTCCGGTGCGACTGGAGAACGGTTTGCCGGTAGGAGCCTTCTGCATCCTCGATCAGAGGCCGAGGCAGTTTTCCTCGAGTGAGGAGCAAAGTCTGAGGCGCTTTGCCCAGATCGCAAGCGCGCTGCTGCGTCTGCAGAAAACGAACTTGCTGATGGGAATAGCCGAGAATGATCTGCGCGCAGCGGCCATGACCGATCCGCTGACCCGTTTCTTCAATCGGTCGGCGCTGGAATCTATCGTTGACGGCGCATTGAGCACTGCCATCACGAAAGGCGGCAATTTCGGCGTCCTCTCTCTCGACATGGACGGCTTCAAATCGATCAACGATCGCTTCGGTCATAATGTCGGCGACGAAGTTCTGTGCGAGGCATCGGTGCGTATCCGTTCGGTCCTGCGCGCGGACGACATCGTCGTGCGCATGGGCGGCGACGAGTTTGCGATATTCGTCCCGGATTCGCCAGACAAGCATGCGCTCGTATCCCTGTCAGAACGGCTGCTTGCCGCTTTCAGAACGCCCTTCGCAATCGATGGAGTATCCGTTCTTGCGAGGCTCAGCATCGGCGCAGCCCTCGCGCCGCATGATGGCGCAACGCGCATGACGCTGCTGAAGAATGTTGATTCTGCCCTCTATCGGGCGAAGGCAGAAGGTCGAGACCGCGTAGCGGTCTTCAATGCACTCGATGCCTGA
- the dxs gene encoding 1-deoxy-D-xylulose-5-phosphate synthase, producing MTQMPETPLLDRVQYPSDLRKLEDRELPQLAREVRDEMIDAVSRTGGHLGAGLGVVELTIAIHSVFNTPNDRLIFDVGHQCYPHKILTGRRDRIRTLRQENGLSGFTRRAESEYDPFGAAHSSTSISAGLGMAVAAELDNADRRVIAVIGDGAMSAGMAYEALNNAGALDARLIVILNDNDMSIAPPTGAMSAYLARLASGRTYMGFRDFGKKLTAYLGKKVDRAITRAVEHARGYVTGGTMFEEMGFYHIGPIDGHSFEHLLPVLRNVRDNAQGPVLIHVVTQKGKGYAPAEAAADKYHGVNKFDVITGAQTKVKPNAPSYTSVFADALVQEATLDDKIVGITAAMPNGTGLDKLQEIFPKRCFDVGIAEQHAVTFAAGLAAEGYKPFAALYSTFLQRAYDQVVHDVAIQGLPVRFPIDRAGFVGADGPTHAGSFDTAFLATLPGFVVMAAADEAELKHMVRTAAAYDLGPISFRYPRGEGVGVDLPERGQILEIGKGRVIKQGTKVALLSFGTRLADSLAAAEDLDAAGLSTTVADARFAKPLDHDLIRQLAAHHEILITIEEGSVGGFGSQVMQFLANEGLLDSGLKIRSLVMPDIWMEQAKPEAMNAMAGLDRAGIVQTVFRALGRGRIVGAAG from the coding sequence TTGACACAAATGCCAGAGACGCCCCTGCTGGACCGGGTCCAATATCCTTCCGACCTGCGAAAGCTGGAGGACCGGGAATTGCCGCAGCTCGCCCGCGAAGTCCGCGACGAGATGATCGATGCGGTGTCGCGCACCGGCGGACATCTCGGTGCCGGCCTCGGCGTGGTCGAGCTGACCATTGCAATCCACAGCGTCTTCAACACGCCGAACGACCGCCTCATCTTCGATGTCGGGCATCAGTGTTATCCGCACAAGATCCTGACCGGGCGCCGCGACCGCATTCGCACGCTGCGCCAGGAAAACGGTCTTTCCGGCTTCACGCGCAGGGCCGAGAGCGAATACGATCCCTTCGGCGCCGCGCATTCCTCGACATCCATTTCGGCCGGTCTCGGCATGGCGGTTGCCGCCGAGCTCGATAATGCCGACCGCCGCGTCATCGCCGTCATCGGCGACGGCGCCATGTCGGCCGGCATGGCCTATGAAGCTTTGAACAATGCCGGCGCGCTCGATGCGCGGCTGATCGTCATCCTCAACGACAACGATATGTCGATCGCCCCGCCGACGGGAGCGATGAGCGCCTATCTCGCGCGCCTCGCCTCCGGCCGCACCTATATGGGCTTCCGGGACTTTGGAAAGAAGCTGACCGCCTATCTCGGTAAGAAGGTCGACCGCGCCATCACGCGGGCGGTCGAGCACGCACGGGGGTATGTGACCGGCGGCACCATGTTCGAGGAGATGGGCTTCTACCATATCGGCCCGATCGACGGCCATTCCTTCGAGCATCTGCTGCCCGTGCTGCGCAATGTGCGTGACAATGCACAGGGCCCGGTGTTGATCCATGTCGTGACGCAGAAGGGAAAGGGCTATGCGCCCGCTGAGGCGGCCGCAGACAAATATCATGGCGTCAACAAGTTCGACGTCATCACCGGCGCACAGACGAAGGTGAAGCCGAATGCGCCGAGCTACACAAGCGTCTTTGCGGACGCTTTGGTGCAGGAGGCGACCCTCGATGACAAAATCGTCGGCATCACCGCCGCCATGCCGAACGGCACCGGCCTCGACAAGCTGCAGGAAATCTTTCCCAAGCGCTGTTTCGACGTCGGCATCGCCGAACAACACGCCGTGACCTTCGCCGCCGGCCTCGCTGCAGAAGGTTACAAGCCCTTTGCTGCCCTTTACTCCACCTTCCTGCAACGCGCCTATGACCAGGTGGTGCATGATGTGGCGATCCAGGGCCTGCCGGTGCGCTTCCCGATCGACCGCGCCGGCTTCGTCGGCGCCGATGGGCCGACCCATGCCGGCTCCTTCGACACCGCATTCCTCGCCACCCTGCCCGGTTTCGTCGTCATGGCCGCCGCCGACGAGGCGGAACTCAAGCATATGGTGCGCACAGCCGCCGCCTATGATCTCGGCCCCATTTCCTTCCGCTATCCGCGTGGTGAGGGCGTCGGCGTCGATCTGCCGGAGCGCGGCCAAATCCTCGAAATCGGCAAGGGTCGCGTCATCAAGCAGGGCACGAAGGTCGCCCTGCTCTCCTTCGGTACGCGCCTGGCCGATAGCCTTGCCGCCGCCGAAGATCTCGACGCTGCCGGGCTTTCGACGACGGTTGCGGACGCACGCTTCGCCAAGCCGCTCGACCACGATCTCATCCGCCAGCTTGCCGCCCATCACGAGATCCTGATCACCATCGAGGAAGGCTCGGTCGGCGGTTTCGGCAGTCAGGTCATGCAGTTCCTTGCCAATGAAGGTCTGCTCGACAGCGGCCTGAAAATCCGCTCGCTGGTCATGCCCGATATCTGGATGGAACAGGCCAAGCCTGAGGCCATGAACGCCATGGCTGGCCTTGACCGTGCCGGCATCGTGCAAACGGTATTCCGTGCGCTCGGCCGCGGCCGCATCGTTGGAGCAGCGGGATAA
- a CDS encoding pirin family protein yields MSFFPGNDPQAGDAFACDAIENLIIPRTSDLGGFSVRRALPSSRRRLVGPFIFFDRMGPAILRPGQALDVRPHPHIGLSTVTYLFDGEIRHMDSLGTAKVIRPGDINLMTAGRGIVHSERTPENLRDHPFAMSGLQTWLALPDDKEEIDPSFAHTEKDELPVIADGGVSGRVVIGNFEGLKSPVKSFSDTLYVDLQLQPNTAFPFGAAHEERAVYILSGSLVVAGDRFEQDQLLVFRPGDAITLEAAEKGCHLMLFGGAALNSKRYIWWNFVSSSKERIEKAKEEWRTGRFDIVPGDEEEFIPLPEG; encoded by the coding sequence ATGTCCTTTTTCCCAGGCAACGATCCCCAGGCCGGCGACGCCTTCGCCTGTGACGCGATCGAGAACCTCATCATTCCGCGCACCAGCGACCTCGGTGGTTTCTCCGTGCGGCGTGCGCTTCCGAGCAGCCGGCGCCGGCTGGTGGGGCCGTTTATCTTTTTCGACCGGATGGGGCCTGCCATCTTGCGGCCGGGTCAGGCGCTCGACGTGCGCCCGCATCCGCATATCGGCCTTTCCACCGTCACGTATCTGTTCGACGGCGAAATACGTCATATGGATAGCCTCGGCACCGCCAAGGTGATCCGCCCTGGCGATATCAACCTGATGACGGCCGGGCGCGGCATCGTGCATTCCGAGCGCACGCCGGAGAACCTGCGCGACCACCCATTCGCCATGTCCGGCCTGCAGACGTGGCTGGCGCTGCCCGACGACAAGGAAGAGATCGACCCGTCCTTTGCCCACACGGAAAAGGACGAGCTGCCCGTAATCGCCGATGGTGGCGTGTCCGGGCGCGTGGTGATCGGCAATTTCGAAGGGCTCAAGTCGCCGGTGAAATCCTTCTCGGACACACTCTACGTCGATCTTCAGCTGCAGCCGAACACGGCGTTTCCTTTTGGGGCGGCACATGAGGAGCGCGCGGTCTATATTCTCTCCGGTTCGCTTGTCGTCGCCGGCGACCGTTTCGAACAGGATCAGCTTCTCGTCTTCCGCCCCGGTGATGCGATAACACTGGAAGCCGCTGAAAAAGGCTGTCATCTCATGCTTTTTGGCGGTGCAGCGCTCAATTCGAAGCGCTATATCTGGTGGAATTTCGTCTCGTCCTCCAAGGAGCGTATCGAAAAGGCCAAGGAAGAATGGCGCACGGGCCGCTTCGATATCGTGCCGGGCGACGAGGAAGAGTTCATTCCCCTGCCGGAGGGCTAA
- a CDS encoding exodeoxyribonuclease VII small subunit → MSENAKADVSGYSFEKAVAELESIVARLERGDVALDESISIYERGEALKKHCEALLSAAENRIEKIRLDRAGKPQGTEALDGA, encoded by the coding sequence ATGAGCGAGAACGCCAAGGCAGATGTTTCGGGCTATTCCTTCGAGAAGGCCGTGGCGGAGCTTGAAAGCATCGTTGCACGGCTTGAGCGCGGCGACGTGGCGCTCGATGAATCCATTTCGATCTATGAACGCGGCGAAGCGCTGAAGAAGCATTGCGAGGCGCTGCTTTCGGCTGCGGAAAATCGCATCGAGAAGATCAGGCTCGACCGAGCCGGCAAGCCGCAGGGCACTGAAGCTCTTGATGGCGCCTGA
- a CDS encoding histone deacetylase family protein, whose amino-acid sequence MSTRLYEHPIFLEHIVPAGHPERPDRLRSLNIALEHPNFERLDRRKAPAAHEDAVLLAHPEEHLEFVLRSMPDKGDDSEINQLEADTYASPKTLQAIMHGVGGAMAAVDDVFSGAADNVFVAARPPGHHAEKTKAMGFCFFNNAAIAARHAQKAHGAERVAIVDWDVHHGNGTQDIFWDDPSVLFCSTHQMPLYPGTGKKDESGTHNTIVNAPLSPNTGGDHFREAFKSRILPALADFSPDLIIISAGFDAHHRDPLAQLNLTGEDFDWATGRLLEIADRSAKNRVVSLLEGGYDLEGLAESAGMHILRMMRG is encoded by the coding sequence ATGAGCACACGTCTTTACGAACATCCGATCTTCCTTGAACACATCGTTCCGGCAGGTCACCCCGAACGGCCGGATCGGCTGCGATCGCTGAACATCGCGCTGGAGCATCCGAATTTCGAGCGGCTGGACCGGCGAAAGGCGCCTGCCGCGCATGAAGATGCGGTCCTGCTTGCCCACCCCGAGGAGCATCTGGAATTCGTGCTGCGCTCGATGCCGGACAAAGGCGACGACAGCGAGATCAACCAGCTGGAAGCCGATACCTATGCCAGCCCGAAGACGTTGCAGGCGATCATGCATGGCGTCGGTGGCGCCATGGCGGCGGTCGACGATGTCTTCTCCGGTGCGGCCGACAATGTCTTCGTCGCGGCCCGTCCGCCGGGGCACCATGCCGAGAAGACCAAAGCCATGGGCTTCTGCTTCTTCAACAATGCCGCCATCGCCGCCCGCCACGCGCAAAAGGCGCATGGCGCAGAGCGTGTCGCCATCGTCGACTGGGACGTGCATCACGGCAACGGCACGCAGGACATTTTCTGGGACGATCCCTCGGTGCTCTTCTGTTCCACCCACCAGATGCCGCTCTATCCCGGCACGGGCAAGAAGGATGAAAGTGGCACGCACAATACCATCGTCAATGCACCGCTTTCGCCGAATACCGGCGGCGATCATTTCCGCGAAGCCTTCAAGTCGCGCATCCTACCGGCGCTCGCCGACTTCAGCCCCGATCTCATCATCATCTCGGCCGGCTTCGACGCCCATCACCGCGATCCTCTGGCGCAGCTGAACCTGACCGGCGAGGATTTCGACTGGGCCACAGGGCGGCTGCTCGAGATTGCCGACCGCAGCGCCAAGAACCGGGTCGTCAGCCTGCTCGAAGGCGGCTATGATCTGGAAGGCCTTGCCGAGTCGGCGGGGATGCATATTCTACGCATGATGAGAGGTTGA
- a CDS encoding acyl-CoA thioesterase, translating into MARVERSDVIEVRVPPRDVDRHGQMFIASYISQAETALSNFWRTRPLVDDEPVYIAKKVSCSLHRALHYDELARYSISVNKIGGKSIGFVVAVETGNELAAEVEILWLAVRGDEHDPVPLPEDTRDWLYKYLA; encoded by the coding sequence ATGGCAAGAGTAGAACGATCCGATGTCATCGAGGTAAGGGTGCCGCCGCGCGATGTCGACCGGCACGGCCAGATGTTTATCGCATCCTATATCTCACAGGCAGAGACCGCACTCTCGAACTTCTGGCGCACGCGGCCGCTTGTCGACGATGAGCCCGTCTACATCGCCAAGAAGGTATCCTGTTCGCTGCACCGTGCCTTGCACTATGATGAACTCGCCCGCTACTCGATCAGCGTCAACAAGATCGGCGGCAAGTCGATCGGTTTCGTCGTGGCGGTCGAAACAGGCAACGAACTGGCGGCAGAGGTGGAAATCCTCTGGCTTGCCGTACGCGGCGACGAGCACGACCCCGTGCCGCTGCCGGAAGACACGCGCGACTGGCTCTATAAATATCTGGCCTGA
- a CDS encoding biotin transporter BioY, whose amino-acid sequence MNTRDLVLSALFAAIIVALGLLPPIPIGIIPVPITAQSLGVMLAGVVLGAKRGTIAVLLVVVLVTIGLPVLSGGRGGLAVFAGPTAGFFVGWIFAAFVTGYLSERLVKPEQNGLSQGIGFFIAAVIGGVAVLYAFGIAWLAVNIGFSKAFLGSLGFVPGDIIKAVVAALVGRAVMAGYPILPQRN is encoded by the coding sequence ATGAACACCCGCGATCTCGTGCTTTCGGCGCTGTTTGCCGCCATCATCGTGGCTCTGGGCCTGTTGCCGCCGATCCCGATCGGCATCATTCCGGTTCCGATCACGGCGCAATCGCTCGGCGTCATGCTTGCCGGCGTCGTGCTCGGCGCCAAGCGTGGCACAATCGCGGTGTTGCTGGTGGTGGTGTTGGTCACGATCGGACTGCCGGTGCTGTCAGGCGGTCGCGGCGGCCTTGCTGTCTTTGCAGGTCCGACGGCCGGCTTCTTCGTCGGCTGGATCTTCGCAGCCTTCGTCACCGGCTATCTCTCCGAGAGATTGGTGAAGCCGGAGCAGAACGGCCTATCGCAGGGAATTGGCTTCTTTATCGCCGCTGTTATCGGCGGCGTGGCGGTGCTTTACGCGTTCGGCATTGCCTGGCTCGCCGTCAACATCGGTTTCAGCAAGGCGTTTCTGGGATCGTTGGGCTTCGTGCCGGGAGATATCATCAAGGCTGTGGTCGCGGCCCTGGTCGGCCGTGCCGTCATGGCCGGCTATCCAATTCTGCCGCAGCGGAACTAG
- a CDS encoding energy-coupling factor transporter transmembrane component T family protein, whose product MQTLHVDADTWMHRLSPRAKLLALAALGLLLFLAQSIQVLACANFVGAALYLRSGLPVAEALKRLRPILVSIAVLAIFAAIVGPLHAAIVTALRLTALALFAATVTATTSMAAFIDEITALAMPLETLGLLKAADIGLAIGLVIRFVPEILDRYRAIREAHQARGIKVRLATTLAPLIILTLRDADNIAAAIDARGIRRQ is encoded by the coding sequence ATGCAGACGCTGCATGTGGATGCGGATACATGGATGCATCGGCTCTCGCCACGTGCGAAGCTGCTTGCGCTTGCCGCACTCGGCCTCCTGCTGTTCCTGGCCCAGTCTATCCAAGTGCTTGCCTGCGCAAACTTTGTCGGTGCCGCCCTTTATCTTCGCAGCGGCCTGCCAGTTGCAGAGGCGCTCAAGCGGCTGCGACCTATCCTCGTCTCGATTGCCGTCCTCGCCATATTCGCGGCAATCGTCGGCCCGCTGCACGCAGCCATCGTTACGGCGCTGCGATTGACCGCGCTGGCGCTGTTTGCCGCCACGGTGACGGCGACGACATCGATGGCCGCGTTCATCGACGAGATCACCGCCCTTGCCATGCCGCTCGAAACGCTTGGCCTGCTCAAAGCCGCCGATATCGGGCTTGCGATCGGCCTCGTGATCCGCTTCGTCCCCGAGATTCTCGATCGCTACCGCGCAATCCGCGAAGCGCATCAGGCGCGGGGGATCAAGGTTCGCCTCGCAACCACGCTCGCGCCGCTGATCATTCTGACGCTGCGCGATGCGGACAATATTGCTGCTGCGATTGACGCGCGCGGCATTCGGCGTCAATGA
- a CDS encoding energy-coupling factor ABC transporter ATP-binding protein: MDIRFDNAGVEYGKRTALFPLSLTLQERRIGVIGLNGSGKTTFARLINGLVKPTSGRVVVDGLDTVGDAAKVLGKVGYIFQSPQNQIILPIVRDDIAFGLKARGYDKAQIEAAVDSILDRFGVSHLGARRAHELSGGELQMAALCSVLVTGPDILILDEPTNQLDLKNRALVQKTMATLPENVIVISHDLPLLEDFERVLLFDQGRLVADAPAMEAIARYKEMAG; this comes from the coding sequence TTGGATATCCGCTTCGACAATGCCGGCGTCGAGTACGGCAAGCGTACTGCGCTGTTTCCGCTGAGCCTGACGCTTCAGGAGCGCCGCATCGGCGTGATCGGCCTCAATGGCTCCGGCAAGACAACCTTTGCGCGGTTGATTAATGGACTCGTCAAGCCGACGAGCGGGCGGGTCGTGGTCGACGGGCTCGATACGGTCGGTGACGCTGCCAAAGTGCTCGGCAAGGTCGGCTATATCTTCCAGTCGCCGCAGAACCAGATCATCCTGCCCATCGTGCGCGACGACATCGCCTTTGGGCTCAAGGCGCGCGGATACGACAAGGCGCAGATCGAGGCAGCGGTCGACAGCATTCTTGACCGTTTTGGCGTTAGCCATCTCGGCGCGCGGCGGGCACATGAGCTTTCCGGCGGTGAGTTGCAGATGGCCGCACTCTGCTCGGTACTGGTCACCGGCCCGGATATCCTCATTCTGGACGAACCGACAAACCAGCTCGATCTGAAGAATCGGGCACTCGTGCAGAAGACCATGGCAACGCTTCCAGAGAATGTCATCGTCATCAGCCACGACCTGCCGCTGCTTGAGGATTTCGAGCGTGTGCTGCTGTTCGACCAGGGCCGGCTTGTTGCCGATGCGCCCGCAATGGAGGCTATCGCCCGCTACAAGGAGATGGCCGGCTGA
- a CDS encoding winged helix-turn-helix domain-containing protein: protein MTNLLSNRDARRVFLAKQGLANPPNRALTKAGLLQLIHDIGFVQVDSIGTVERAHHQILFSRNQTYRREHLTELLEKDGTLFENWTHDASILPSAFFVYWKHRFRREEVAIIERWRKWRGEGFEAAFEETYERVLKNGAITAREVKAEDHVSGGWWNWHPNKTALEYFWRTGKFAIAGRTNFQKVYDLVERVLPAHFHEPEVEHDEFVDWACRSALQRLGFATSGEIAAFWDLVTPQEAKSWVETHRDELTEVLIEPAGGGKPRPSLAFLDFHDTLDSHAEAPARIRVLSPFDPTLRDRNRTERLFGFFYRIEIFVPEPKREYGYYVFPLLEGDRLIGRIDMKADRKAGTLDVKRLWLEPGVKASAGRLEKLEAELERVARFTGVEKVVFLEGWRG from the coding sequence ATGACGAATCTGCTCTCGAATCGTGACGCCCGCCGCGTGTTCCTTGCCAAGCAGGGGCTTGCCAATCCGCCGAACCGCGCCTTGACCAAGGCGGGCCTGCTGCAGCTCATCCACGACATCGGCTTCGTGCAGGTCGATAGCATAGGCACCGTCGAGCGTGCCCATCACCAGATCCTGTTTTCGCGCAACCAGACCTATCGGCGCGAGCACCTGACGGAACTTCTGGAAAAGGACGGCACGCTCTTCGAGAACTGGACGCACGACGCCTCCATTCTGCCGAGCGCTTTCTTCGTCTATTGGAAGCACCGTTTTCGCCGCGAGGAAGTGGCGATCATCGAACGCTGGCGGAAATGGCGCGGCGAGGGGTTCGAGGCGGCTTTCGAGGAAACCTATGAACGCGTGCTGAAGAATGGCGCGATCACCGCCCGTGAGGTGAAGGCGGAGGATCATGTCTCCGGCGGCTGGTGGAATTGGCATCCCAACAAGACAGCGCTCGAATATTTCTGGCGCACCGGCAAATTCGCGATCGCCGGCCGCACCAATTTCCAGAAGGTCTATGACCTCGTGGAGCGCGTGCTGCCGGCCCATTTCCATGAGCCGGAAGTGGAGCATGACGAATTCGTCGACTGGGCCTGCCGCAGCGCGCTGCAGCGTCTCGGCTTTGCGACCTCGGGCGAGATCGCCGCCTTCTGGGATCTGGTGACGCCGCAGGAGGCCAAAAGCTGGGTCGAAACGCATCGCGACGAACTGACCGAAGTGTTGATCGAGCCTGCCGGCGGTGGCAAGCCTCGACCTTCGCTTGCTTTCCTCGACTTTCATGACACGCTCGACAGCCATGCCGAAGCGCCGGCGCGCATCCGTGTCCTCAGCCCCTTCGATCCAACGCTGCGCGATCGCAACCGCACCGAACGCCTGTTCGGCTTCTTCTACCGCATCGAGATTTTTGTGCCCGAGCCGAAGCGTGAATACGGCTATTACGTTTTTCCGCTCTTGGAAGGAGACCGTCTGATTGGACGGATCGATATGAAGGCTGACCGCAAGGCGGGAACGCTTGACGTCAAGCGCCTCTGGCTCGAACCGGGCGTCAAGGCATCGGCCGGTCGGCTGGAGAAGCTGGAAGCCGAACTGGAGCGCGTTGCCCGTTTCACCGGCGTCGAGAAGGTCGTGTTTCTCGAAGGCTGGCGGGGATGA